From one Sus scrofa isolate TJ Tabasco breed Duroc chromosome 9, Sscrofa11.1, whole genome shotgun sequence genomic stretch:
- the SYTL2 gene encoding synaptotagmin-like protein 2 isoform X7, translating to MIDLSFLTEEEQEAIMKVLQRDAALKRAEEERVSSSAVNPASTVIDTSQENTRKSDASPAKQRKNPFNSSMLPEDHLSQQTKNEQSHNGRAGFFQTSEKESKEKSSRPDISSQKLEKPEPTLPGPEKGSQIKPPIPKARRMMYKSPDLKQDDKQSLPRQRTDSLNTRGPPRGILKRNSSSSSTDSETVRFHQSFEPKSKIVSPGLTIHERISEKECSLEDDSSSNSLEPLKHVRFSALEDGHPQSPELVRGREVGEFGVLESDSLKNGTEDAGDADEFWKDPKPSQDRKPLPFQPPASSPSASKSDTHQPTTSGSFPVNEHHSPKEVLTARPQSTENPHTLGEHKANSSELLKLESTLSQNPAEKRFCVADELSHTEPEPSQVPDHSSRDHQQGKPPPLKALKAKTSSRSGPYATEMRKTTDDSISKVLDWFNRSSHSEDSKSSLQHPRETEPKGETNSKSQIAVALETDDSSPKENGSKALLSTKVKLTPAVSDSAFQMEENMLPSENCQDHKVNVKPKSINLSQQGKEHPGILQPFEIYSPNQESKTVDYSQGSKNIEGTGVLPPTRHYSHSVHKGSHAEGQASCRIKDVDSLSEQEEPKLHVYEKNRGKSEVNFDSTAIAEEPSLKDNMKAERESKGRDTYNLKASLEPEKTELPPEVASNKSWKKPEVQLQEAGEVSQNQVQREKYKRVSDRISFWEGEKTAAKITHKEPTSSFSQERPSANAYPPVKSTNSLSTGHSKYNNQVTAKPVVLDKDGQAAHLSGFYSSHKPKETRPQVLGPSKNYPSADQPGQVSLFRNKTTEPVKRLPVPDHLHSGKDTTLPPLPHPSDVGSEIHTSLEKDRSQIDESNPNFKVMSLRERMDEPSTEQVYNHSQFENLRKFWDLGAQPNSQDTVEENTTTSGQKKSVPFNSQKHKEFSDIKSSGKNTHEREKTVPAREETEKLNSQSTLQVLPDETTFPLRPPRKSTHQLPGNESPKENMEKNTEPFVTPEFKEEKDYSDRKMQEIQESVVKTSVSSKDYKDTFNDSLQKLLSEASSPGIQASGGEVHEKQVLEPGVSEKRIWPPKTDSAAIEEEAKGLKEIIHEHIDKTVAPPRVKPNTLAASLDKLLKETPGTPPSPLHTKCELITTRISAESEEHREVAKGIEGNPNPSVYQREKVAPLPEGGETWGKTAPSQTARSGECPLKVASSFRVGAEGSRPLGQPPQCHRKGSCRDVANSPQDRPSFRDAQLAPQDEAFPSQREISETVEKIVIPPKPALADVRAALQKLFREACLSYPAEREVVSGVVNAEFPESVQVPGSPPDSLRVSPPWASVDTTVPERKNFCAFSVVPDKTQEAGSWSAAHMSPTEQTLSSSASTAARYGPELPQEVTESVRETVVQPKSELLEFSAGLEKLLKETIATPCSRHDSDPRALDSSELIGSTEVPRQAAPAFHPKEVKETIKKSEAPSKAEGAFDIGFEKLLKETSNSCSYQLPMSVKDETPEKELSQSRQARCLGKVPPFSWTASGASGMKLKSHASRSHVNQGGEELGRDKAVTDGSIDLCGSESGIEIPGTAQLSVDHATGTTEMINPPEDRDSEREVAVVQEGASQEPGFKEAPEAISLPRSEQPFFPLLTTAENSMKISKVELILASLYKRAGKHEEKEGISDSDFADGNISSNAESWRNTSSSEEEPSPVLKTLERSAARKMPSKSLEDISSDSSNQAKVDNLPEELVRSAEDDQKADQEPDTNECIPGISTVPSQPDNQFSHPDKLKRMSKSVPAFLQDESDDRETDTASEGSYQLSRHKKSPSSLTNLSSSSGMTSLSSVSGSVMSVYSGDFGNLEVRGSIQFAIDYVDSLKELHVFVAQCKDLAAADVKKQRSDPYVKTYLLPDKGKMGKKKTLVVKKTLNPVYNEILRYKIEKQILKTQKLNLSVWHRDTFKRNSFLGEVELDLETWDWDNKQNKQLKWYPLKRKTAPVALEAENRGEMKLALQYVPEPMPGKKLPTTGEVHIWVKECLDLPLLRGSHLNSFVKCTILPDTSRKSRQKTRAVGKTTNPVFNHTMVYDGFRPEDLTEACVELTVWDHYKLTNQFLGGLRIGFGTGKSYGTEVDWMDSTSEEVALWEKMVNSPNTWIEATLPLRMLLIAKISK from the exons TTCCAGTGCGGTAAATCCAGCTTCCACCGTGATTGATACATCCCAGGAAAACACAAGGAAGTCAGATGCGTCTCCAGCCAAG CAAAGGAAGAATCCGTTTAATAGCTCCATGTTGCCGGAAGATCACTTATCTCAACAAACCAAAAACGAGCAGTCACACAATGGAAGGGCTGGTTTCTTTCAGACTTCAGAAAAgg AGTCCAAAGAAAAATCATCTCGCCCGGATATTTCAAGTCAAAAGTTAGAGAAACCAGAGCCGACTCTGCCAGGCCCTGAGAAAGGGTCCCAAATCAAGCCTCCAATCCCCAAAGCCAGGAGAATGATGTACAAATCACCTGACCTAAAGCAAGATGATAAGCAGTCCCTTCCTAGACAAAGGACAGACTCCCTGAACACAAGAGGGCCTCCGCGAGGGATCCTGAAACGCAACTCCAGTTCCAGCAGCACAGACTCAGAAACTGTTCGTTTCCATCAGAGCTTTGAACCCAAAAGCAAAATCGTGTCCCCTGGCCTAACCATCCATGAGAGGATTTCTGAGAAGGAGTGTTCTTTAGAGGATGACTCCTCCTCAAACTCGCTGGAGCCGTTAAAGCACGTGAGATTCTCTGCGCTGGAAGATGGACACCCACAGAGTCCAGAGCTAGTCCGTGGCCGTGAGGTGGGAGAATTTGGTGTTTTAGAATCTGACTCGTTGAAGAATGGAACAGAAGATGCTGGGGACGCAGATGAGTTTTGGAAGGACCCTAAGCCCTCGCAGGACAGAAAGCCTTTGCCTTTTCAGCCCCCAGCCTCAAGCCCAAGTGCATCAAAAAGTGACACACATCAGCCAACAACTTCTGGTTCTTTTCCAGTTAATGAGCACCATTCTCCCAAAGAAGTTCTCACTGCAAGACCACAGTCCACTGAGAATCCACACACCCTTGGTGAACACAAAGCTAACTCATCAGAATTGTTAAAGCTTGAGTCAACATTGTCCCAAAACCCTGCTG aAAAGCGTTTCTGTGTTGCAGATGAACTGTCTCACACTGAGCCTGAGCCTTCTCAGGTGCCAGATCACAGTTCTAGAGACCATCAGCAAGGTAAGCCCCCTCCTCTCAAGGCCCTAAAAGCTAAGACGTCCTCACGCTCTGGTCCATATGCCACTGAGATGAGGAAGACAACTGATGATTCCATATCTAAAGTCCTAGACTGGTTTAACCGAAGTTCTCATTCAGAAGACAGTAAGTCATCTCTCCAACATCCCCGAGAAACAGAGCCCAAAggagaaacaaactcaaagtcACAGATTGCGGTTGCCTTGGAGACAGATGATAGCAGTCCAAAAGAAAATGGCTCAAAGGCTCTATTATCCACCAAAGTGAAATTGACACCTGCGGTATCTGATTCAGCATTTCAGATGGAGGAAAATATGCTGCCTTCTGAAAATTGCCAGGACCACAAGGTGAATGTCAAACCCAAATCTATTAATTTGTCCCAACAAGGCAAGGAACATCCAGGCATACTGCAACCATTTGAAATCTATAGTCCAAATCAAGAGAGTAAAACTGTGGACTATAGCCAAGGTTCAAAAAACATAGAAGGAACTGGGGTACTTCCTCCAACCCGTCACTATTCTCACAGTGTTCACAAAGGATCTCATGCAGAAGGCCAGGCTTCATGCCGCATTAAGGATGTTGACAGCTTAAGTGAACAAGAAGAGCCCAAGCTTCATGTTTatgaaaaaaacagaggaaagtcGGAAGTGAATTTTGATTCTACAGCAATTGCCGAAGAGCCAAGTTTGAAAGACAAcatgaaggcagagagagagagcaaaggaagGGATACTTATAACCTTAAAGCTTCTTTAGAACCGGAGAAGACTGAACTGCCACCTGAGGTGGCCAGCAATAAGTCTTGGAAGAAGCCCGAGGTCCAGCTACAAGAAGCTGGTGAGGTTTCCCAGAACCAAGTGCAGCGAGAGAAATACAAAAGAGTGAGTGACAGAATATCGTTTTGGGAAGGTGAGAAAACTGCTGCTAAGATAACTCATaaagaacccacatcttcattcaGTCAGGAACGACCTTCTGCTAATGCATATCCGCCTGTGAAGTCCACCAATAGTTTATCTACAGGCCATAGTAAATATAATAATCAAGTCACTGCCAAACCAGTGGTCCTAGATAAGGATGGCCAAGCAGCCCATCTCTCTGGTTTTTATTCCTCACATAAACCTAAAGAGACCAGGCCCCAAGTATTAGGTCCATCCAAAAATTATCCTTCAGCTGACCAACCAGGTCAAGTGTCTCTGTTTCGGAATAAGACAACTGAGCCTGTGAAAAGATTACCAGTGCCAGACCATTTGCATTCCGGAAAGGACACTACTTTACCGCCACTGCCACATCCTTCAGATGTTGGGAGTGAAATACATACCTCTTTGGAGAAAGACAGATCTCAAATCGATGAATCGAATCCCAACTTTAAAGTTATGTCCCTaagagaaagaatggatgaaCCCAGTACAGAACAGGTCTATAATCACTCTCAATTTGAGAATCTGAGGAAGTTTTGGGACTTAGGAGCCCAGCCAAACAGTCAAGATACTGTGGAGGAGAATACTACCACCAGCGGccaaaaaaaatctgtgcctTTTAATAGCCAGAAACACAAAGAATTCAGTGACATTAAATCATCAGGAAAAAATACCCAcgaaagagagaaaacagttccggcaagagaggaaacagagaaattaaattcACAGAGCACACTCCAGGTGTTACCAGATGAAACCACATTTCCATTGAGACCACCCAGAAAGTCCACTCATCAGTTGCCAGGAAATGAATCACCAaaggaaaacatggaaaaaaatacgGAACCGTTTGTTACTCCAGAGTTCAAGGAAGAAAAGGATTACTCTGACCGAAAGATGCAAGAGATTCAGGAATCCGTAGTGAAAACAAGTGTTTCGTCTAAGGACTACAAAGACACTTTTAACGACAGCTTGCAGAAGCTGCTTTCAGAAGCTTCGTCCCCAGGCATCCAGGCTTCTGGTGGAGAAGTTCATGAAAAACAAGTGCTTGAACCAGGGGTTTCTGAAAAGAGGATATGGCCTCCAAAGACAGATTCTGCTGCTATTGAGGAAGAAGCCAAAGGACTTAAGGAGATCATTCATGAACATATAGACAAAACAGTAGCTCCTCCCAGGGTCAAACCGAACACTTTGGCTGCGAGTCTAGACAAACTCCTGAAGGAAACACCTGGAACTCCACCCTCGCCCTTGCACACCAAGTGTGAGCTCATCACTACTAGGATCAGCGCTGAGTCTGAAGAGCATAGAGAGGTTGCAAAGGGGATAGAAGGGAATCCGAATCCATCAGtctatcagagagagaaagtagcTCCTTTGCCAGAGGGGGGAGAAACTTGGGGAAAGACGGCTCCCTCCCAGACAGCTCGGAGTGGTGAGTGCCCGCTGAAGGTGGCGAGCTCATTTCGCGTGGGCGCAGAGGGTTCTCGCCCACTGGGTCAGCCTCCCCAGTGTCACAGAAAGGGTTCTTGCAGGGATGTGGCCAACTCTCCCCAAGACAGGCCCTCTTTCAGGGATGCTCAGCTTGCTCCCCAGGATGAGGCATTTCCTTCTCAAAGGGAAATCTCAGAGACTGTAGAAAAGATTGTTATTCCACCCAAACCTGCACTGGCTGACGTCAGGGCTGCATTACAGAAGCTCTTTAGAGAAGCCTGTTTGAGTTATCCAGCTGAGAGGGAAGTCGTTTCTGGAGTAGTAAACGCAGAATTTCCTGAGAGCGTGCAGGTCCCAGGTAGCCCCCCAGATTCTCTGAGAGTTAGCCCACCATGGGCTTCAGTGGACACCACAGTTCCAGAGAGAAAGAACTTTTGTGCCTTTAGCGTAGTTCCTGATAAAACTCAGGAAGCTGGGTCTTGGTCAGCTGCCCACATGTCTCCAACAGAGCAGACCCTGAGCTCATCTGCTTCCACTGCTGCTCGGTACGGCCCAGAGTTACCTCAGGAAGTGACAGAAAGTGTGAGGGAGACAGTTGTTCAGCCTAAATCAGAGCTCCTTGAGTTCAGCGCTGGCTTAGAAAAACTACTGAAGGAAACAATTGCAACCCCCTGTTCAAGACATGACAGTGATCCCAGGGCTCTTGATTCATCTGAGCTAATAGGTAGTACTGAGGTGCCCAGGCAAGCTGCTCCTGCATTCCATcctaaggaagtaaaagaaacaataaaaaagtctGAGGCCCCATCCAAAGCTGAGGGTGCTTTTGATATTGGTTTTGAGAAACTCCTTAAAGAAACATCTAACAGTTGTTCTTATCAGCTCCCAATGTCAGTGAAGGATGAAACTCCCGAGAAGGAGCTTTCCCAGTCAAGGCAGGCGAGGTGCCTGGGGAAAGTGCCCCCCTTTTCCTGGACAGCCTCAGGGGCCTCTGGAATGAAGCTCAAGAGTCATGCTTCCCGGTCCCACGTCAACCAAGGTGGTGAAGAGTTGGGAAGAGACAAAGCTGTGACTGATGGATCCATAGATCTCTGTGGTTCTGAAAGTGGGATTGAGATCCCTGGCACCGCACAACTGTCTGTGGACCATGCAACAGGGACCACTGAAATGATAAACCCCCCAGAGGACAGGGATAGTGAGAGGGAGGTGGCAGTGGTTCAAGAAGGGGCTTCTCAGGAGCCGGGTTTCAAAGAGGCTCCTGAAGCAATTAGTTTGCCCAGAAGTGAGCaacccttcttccctctcctgacGACCGCAGAAAACTCTATGAAAATAAGTAAAGTTGAATTGATTCTGGCATCACTGTATAAGAGAGCagggaaacatgaagaaaaagaaggcatcTCTGACTCTGATTTTGCAGATGGAAACATCAGTTCTAATGCAGAAAGCTGGAGAAATACCTCCA GTTCAGAAGAAGAACCCAGTCCTGTTTTGAAAACTTTGGAAAGGAGTGCTGCTAGGAAAATGCCTTCCAAAAGTCTAGAAGATATTTCATCAGATTCATCAA ATCAAGCAAAAGTAGATAATCTGCCAGAAGAATTAGTACGTAGTGCTGAAGATG ATCAAAAAGCAGATCAGGAGCCAGATACAAATGAATGCATTCCAGGAA TTTCCACAGTGCCTTCACAGCCTGATAATCAGTTTTCCCACCCTGACAAACTCAAAAGGATGAGCAAGTCTGTTCCAGCCTTTCTACAAGATGAG AGTGATGACAGAGAAACAGATACAGCATCAGAAGGCAGTTACCAGCTCAGCAGACACAAGAAGAGCCCAAGCTCTCTAACCAATCTTAGCAGCTCCTCTGGCATGACGTCCTTGTCCTCT GTAAGCGGCAGTGTGATGAGTGTTTATAGCGGAGACTTCGGCAATCTGGAAGTGAGAGGAAGTATTCAGTTTGCAATCGACTATGTGGACTCACTGAAGGAGTTGCATGTCTTTGTGGCCCAGTGTAAAGACTTAGCAGCAGCGGATGTTAAGAAGCAGCGTTCGGACCC ATATGTAAAGACTTACCTGTTACCAGACAAGGGCAAAATGGGCAAGAAGAAAACACTTGTCGTGAAGAAAACGTTGAATCCTGTGTATAACGAGATACTACGG TATAAAATTGAAAAGCAGATCTTAAAGACGCAGAAGCTGAACCTCTCCGTTTGGCATCGAGATACATTTAAGCGCAATAGTTTTCTAGGGGAAGTGGAACTTGATTTAGAAACTTGGGACTGGGACAACAAACAGAATAAACAATTGAAGTGGTACCCTCTAAAGAGGAAG ACGGCTCCAGTTGCCCTTGAAGCAGAAAACAGAGGTGAAATGAAGTTAGCTCTCCAGTATGTCCCAGAGCCAATGCCTG GTAAAAAGCTTCCTACGACTGGAGAGGTGCACATCTGGGTGAAGGAATGCCTTGATCTACCACTGCTGAGGGGCAGCCATCTAAATTCTTTTGTTAAATG TACCATCCTTCCAGATACGAGTAGGAAAAGTCGCCAGAAGACAAGAGCTGTAGGGAAAACCACCAACCCTGTCTTCAACCACACCATGGTGTACGATGGGTTCAGGCCCGAAGATCTGACAGAAGCCTGTGTAGAGCTTACCGTCTGGGACCATTACAAGCTAACCAACCAGTTTTTGGGAGGTCTTCGGATTGGCTTTGGAACAG